One genomic region from Aneurinibacillus sp. REN35 encodes:
- a CDS encoding zinc-dependent alcohol dehydrogenase, with protein MKAVTYNGVQDMKVRDVPDAYLKNTDDILVRITTTAICGSDLHLYHGRIPGLPEGSVIGHEPMGIVEEVGPDVTRVKKGDRVVIPFNISCGQCFFCQNHMESQCDNSNENNNGDTGAYFGYSETFGGYPGGQAEMLRVPYGNFMPFVIPEDCELEDEKLLFLSDVIPTAYWGVKNAGVKPGDTVIVLGSGPVGLLTQKFAWMEGAERVIAVDPVEYRLVHAKRVNDIEPVIFDTTNEKAVGMYLKEMTKGGADVVIDCVGMDGKMSTVEKVSSALKLQGGSLGPITVASQAVRKFGTVQLIGVYGSIMNMFPLGDFFSRNISVKMGQAPVIHYMPELYEKIKKEEFDPSHIITHTLPLAEAEHGYRVFDQKEEDCIKVILKP; from the coding sequence ATGAAAGCAGTAACATACAATGGTGTGCAGGATATGAAAGTACGGGACGTGCCGGATGCGTATTTGAAGAATACAGACGATATTCTTGTACGTATTACAACGACAGCCATTTGCGGCTCGGATCTTCACCTCTACCACGGACGTATTCCGGGACTGCCGGAAGGTTCGGTTATTGGACATGAACCGATGGGGATCGTAGAAGAGGTCGGTCCGGATGTAACCCGTGTTAAAAAAGGCGATCGGGTCGTTATTCCGTTTAATATCTCTTGTGGTCAATGCTTCTTCTGCCAAAATCATATGGAAAGCCAGTGCGATAATTCGAATGAGAATAATAATGGAGACACAGGTGCGTATTTTGGTTATTCGGAGACATTTGGCGGCTATCCCGGCGGTCAAGCAGAGATGCTGCGTGTGCCGTATGGTAACTTCATGCCGTTTGTCATCCCGGAAGACTGTGAGCTTGAAGACGAGAAGCTTTTGTTTCTATCTGATGTCATCCCTACCGCATACTGGGGAGTTAAGAATGCAGGTGTAAAACCGGGGGACACGGTCATTGTGCTCGGTTCCGGACCTGTGGGACTGCTCACGCAAAAATTCGCTTGGATGGAAGGGGCAGAGCGGGTGATTGCTGTAGATCCGGTAGAATACCGTCTGGTTCATGCCAAGCGTGTCAATGATATTGAGCCCGTTATCTTTGATACGACGAATGAAAAAGCGGTCGGCATGTATCTTAAAGAGATGACAAAGGGTGGAGCCGATGTGGTGATTGACTGTGTCGGCATGGATGGCAAGATGTCCACAGTAGAAAAAGTAAGCTCGGCACTCAAACTGCAAGGCGGTAGTTTAGGTCCGATTACGGTTGCCAGCCAAGCGGTGCGCAAGTTTGGTACGGTGCAGCTTATCGGTGTCTACGGTTCAATAATGAACATGTTCCCGCTTGGAGACTTTTTCTCTCGCAATATATCAGTGAAGATGGGACAAGCGCCTGTTATCCACTATATGCCGGAGTTGTATGAGAAAATAAAAAAGGAAGAATTTGATCCTTCACACATTATTACGCATACGCTGCCGCTTGCGGAAGCGGAGCACGGCTATCGCGTGTTTGACCAAAAAGAGGAGGATTGTATTAAAGTAATCCTCAAGCCATAA
- the nagB gene encoding glucosamine-6-phosphate deaminase — translation MIGRIEEDYTTLSQAAARHVYERIQKRSRITLGLATGDTPLGLYRELLRLHQEHPINTGMLTTFNLDEYVGEAPGSPHSYRYYMNKHLFVPLGIPLAQTHVPNGLAPNIEAECERYEVSIETCGGVDLQILGVGRNGHIGFNEPGTSLDSYTHEVALSPSTREANAKHFGSIANVPHSAITMGIASILRAREILLLASGRQKAEAMRHLFEGDTVTNDWPVTVLKKHPAVYVLMDKDAIAMLSDETIENLISYSR, via the coding sequence ATGATAGGTAGAATAGAAGAAGATTATACGACGCTCAGTCAAGCGGCTGCGCGGCATGTATATGAACGGATTCAGAAGAGAAGCCGTATCACGCTTGGTCTTGCTACGGGTGATACGCCGCTTGGGCTGTACCGTGAACTTCTGCGCCTGCATCAAGAGCACCCAATCAATACAGGGATGCTTACAACTTTTAATTTGGATGAATACGTCGGTGAAGCGCCGGGTTCGCCACACAGTTACCGCTACTATATGAATAAGCATCTATTTGTTCCCCTTGGCATCCCGCTTGCACAGACGCATGTGCCAAATGGGCTTGCACCTAATATTGAAGCTGAATGTGAGCGATATGAGGTAAGTATTGAGACGTGCGGAGGTGTGGACCTGCAGATTCTTGGCGTCGGCCGGAATGGGCATATTGGGTTCAATGAGCCGGGAACATCACTTGACAGTTATACGCATGAAGTGGCGCTATCACCATCAACGCGTGAGGCGAATGCCAAGCATTTCGGCTCCATTGCGAATGTACCGCACAGTGCCATCACAATGGGGATCGCCAGCATTTTGCGCGCGCGTGAGATTCTTTTGCTGGCAAGCGGTCGACAAAAGGCGGAAGCTATGCGCCACTTGTTTGAAGGTGACACAGTTACAAACGACTGGCCGGTCACGGTGCTCAAGAAGCACCCGGCTGTATATGTGCTGATGGATAAGGATGCCATAGCGATGCTCTCAGATGAAACGATTGAAAACCTTATCTCCTATTCTCGTTAA
- a CDS encoding AlbA family DNA-binding domain-containing protein — protein sequence MFYEEIQPQKLKDFLNDPTHETFRDLLLHNTGETDFLDFKMKWIDLTKLAKHILAIANSGGGCIIVGVSQKSDGSTSADGLAPNDFLDKADVDNKLDNYLPNWLTYRTEDFIYDHKEKGVLSGKRFQVLLIDYDPKYVPYTSIISRGELRYGAIYIRQGTKSLEASNENLVEMILRKVKSGGSYTTELSLQEHLTQLKQLYYERSKQSDEDYERFIEDMIWRKQQRIEQILDIARLKEDMLL from the coding sequence ATGTTCTATGAAGAAATACAGCCGCAGAAGCTAAAAGACTTTCTTAATGATCCAACGCATGAAACATTCCGGGATCTTCTTTTGCATAATACGGGAGAAACCGATTTTTTAGATTTTAAGATGAAATGGATTGATCTGACAAAGCTGGCCAAGCATATTCTTGCCATCGCGAATTCCGGGGGAGGCTGTATCATTGTCGGCGTCAGTCAAAAAAGTGATGGAAGCACTTCGGCTGATGGGTTAGCGCCGAATGATTTTCTTGATAAGGCAGATGTAGATAATAAGCTAGATAACTATCTGCCTAACTGGCTTACGTATCGTACGGAGGACTTTATTTATGATCATAAGGAAAAGGGTGTGCTCTCAGGGAAAAGGTTTCAAGTTCTATTGATTGACTATGATCCGAAATATGTTCCATATACATCAATTATCAGCCGTGGCGAGCTTCGCTATGGGGCTATCTATATTCGGCAGGGTACGAAATCGCTGGAGGCATCAAATGAGAATCTGGTAGAGATGATTCTGCGCAAAGTTAAATCCGGCGGCTCTTATACGACAGAACTTAGTCTTCAGGAACATTTGACACAGCTTAAGCAATTGTACTATGAGCGAAGCAAGCAGTCGGATGAAGATTATGAGCGGTTTATTGAAGATATGATTTGGCGCAAACAGCAGCGGATTGAGCAAATTCTTGATATTGCCCGGCTGAAAGAGGATATGCTGCTGTAA